A genomic window from Aquitalea aquatilis includes:
- a CDS encoding CidA/LrgA family protein: MIETLLWLVGYQLAGELISRSFSLPLPGPVLGMLLLFCTLAARKSVPDSMKLNVPRFLSHLSLLFIPAGAAVLAYRDLLAGFGWQLLVVLAASTTLTLLLPGLLLKLLLARHRHKEEA, from the coding sequence ATGATAGAAACCCTGTTGTGGCTGGTGGGTTACCAGCTGGCTGGCGAGCTGATCAGCCGCAGCTTTTCCCTGCCCTTGCCCGGCCCGGTGCTGGGCATGCTGCTGCTGTTTTGCACGCTGGCGGCGCGCAAATCGGTGCCGGACAGCATGAAGCTGAATGTGCCGCGCTTTCTGTCCCATCTGTCGCTGCTGTTCATTCCTGCCGGTGCTGCCGTGCTGGCCTATCGTGATTTGCTGGCTGGTTTCGGCTGGCAATTGCTGGTGGTGCTGGCTGCTTCCACGACCTTGACGCTGTTGCTGCCCGGCCTGTTGCTGAAGTTGCTGCTGGCGCGCCACCGGCACAAGGAGGAGGCATGA
- a CDS encoding DMT family transporter, giving the protein MSVASVAATPPHRTRGILLYSLAIFLLAVMDASAKWLTHGYPVGEIIFFRSLFALPILLVLGLRHSSAPARLLATAHPWRHLLRGVVVMVTIVTFFMALRHLPLATVTVITLANPIFMLLLGLFWLGEQVGRQQWLAVGLGLIGVMVVCGLSGLQFNAYSLLAVASALSYALATLLTRQLSATDSPATIAMLGTLIMLLFSGMSMGGDWQWPGLADWLVLLLLGLSGGLANFVNALSLRDVPLSAVAPLEYSILLWAAALGYFFFAEMPGMSTWLGGALIIASGVVVARAKH; this is encoded by the coding sequence GTGAGTGTAGCCAGCGTGGCGGCCACGCCGCCGCACCGGACACGCGGCATCCTGCTGTACAGCCTGGCCATTTTTCTGCTGGCGGTAATGGATGCCAGTGCCAAGTGGTTGACCCATGGCTATCCGGTGGGGGAGATCATCTTTTTCCGCTCGTTGTTTGCCCTGCCCATTTTGCTGGTGCTGGGGCTGCGCCACAGCAGTGCGCCAGCGCGCCTGCTGGCTACCGCCCACCCGTGGCGGCACCTGCTGCGCGGGGTGGTGGTGATGGTGACCATCGTGACTTTCTTCATGGCCTTGCGCCATTTGCCGCTGGCTACGGTGACGGTGATTACCCTGGCCAACCCGATATTCATGCTGCTGCTGGGCTTGTTCTGGCTGGGTGAGCAGGTGGGGCGGCAGCAATGGCTGGCGGTAGGCCTGGGGCTGATCGGGGTGATGGTGGTGTGTGGCCTGTCCGGCCTGCAGTTCAATGCCTACAGCCTGCTGGCGGTGGCATCGGCTTTGTCCTATGCCCTGGCTACGCTGCTGACCCGTCAGCTGTCGGCCACCGACAGCCCGGCCACCATTGCCATGCTGGGTACGCTGATCATGCTGTTGTTCAGCGGCATGAGTATGGGCGGTGACTGGCAGTGGCCGGGGCTGGCCGACTGGCTGGTACTGCTGTTGCTGGGCTTGAGCGGTGGTCTGGCCAACTTCGTCAATGCCCTGTCGCTGCGCGATGTGCCGCTATCGGCGGTGGCACCGCTGGAGTACAGCATCCTGCTGTGGGCGGCGGCGCTGGGGTATTTTTTCTTTGCCGAAATGCCGGGTATGAGCACCTGGCTGGGCGGGGCCTTGATTATCGCCAGCGGTGTGGTGGTGGCCAGGGCGAAGCACTAA
- a CDS encoding chorismate--pyruvate lyase family protein yields MRAMIQDTHWLPQPPDLAPALLACVTEAGSLTERLMATSHRFGVQVLSQGASKAHPDEIALLSLPADSMLYARHVLLTLDDTPVVYARSIARLDCPVWQPILDRGSRSLGLTLFGGLPQLQRGPLHYQQLDSAHPLHQACHSMAAHLPARRCRFALEQAPLVVCELFLPALEDFIR; encoded by the coding sequence ATGCGCGCCATGATTCAGGATACGCACTGGCTGCCGCAGCCCCCCGACCTTGCCCCCGCCCTGCTGGCTTGCGTCACCGAAGCCGGCTCGCTCACCGAGCGACTAATGGCCACCAGCCACCGCTTCGGTGTGCAGGTATTATCCCAAGGCGCAAGCAAGGCCCACCCGGACGAGATCGCCCTGCTTTCCCTGCCGGCAGACAGCATGCTGTATGCCCGCCATGTGCTGCTGACCCTGGACGACACCCCGGTGGTCTACGCCCGCAGCATCGCCCGGCTGGACTGCCCGGTATGGCAGCCCATCCTGGACCGTGGCAGCCGCTCGCTCGGACTCACCTTGTTTGGCGGCCTGCCGCAGCTGCAACGCGGCCCGCTGCACTATCAGCAACTGGATTCGGCCCACCCCTTGCACCAGGCCTGCCACAGCATGGCGGCCCACCTGCCGGCGCGCCGTTGCCGCTTTGCACTGGAACAGGCCCCGCTGGTGGTATGCGAGCTATTCCTGCCCGCCCTGGAGGATTTCATCCGATGA
- the ubiA gene encoding 4-hydroxybenzoate octaprenyltransferase, whose amino-acid sequence MNTALLKDRYTVYKQLMRMDKPIGTLLLLWPTLWGLWIAGDGKPDPMVVLIFVLGTFLMRSAGCVINDYADRHYDMHVARTSQRPFARGAVTEREALWLALALAIISFLLILPLNSLTWLMSVPAVFVAASYPFTKRFFPMPQAYLGIAFSFGIPMAFAALTNQVPLLAWLLLLANAFWTVAYDTAYAMADKPDDLKIGIKTSAITFGEHDVTGIMLCHTVFVLMMGGIGWQLALGWPFFAALAICLLLIGKQYREIRTRDRGLCFKAFLDNNQVGAVLMGGIVLSYLLK is encoded by the coding sequence ATGAACACCGCCCTGCTCAAGGACCGCTACACCGTCTACAAGCAACTGATGCGCATGGACAAGCCCATCGGCACCCTGCTCTTGCTCTGGCCCACGCTGTGGGGGCTGTGGATTGCCGGTGACGGCAAGCCTGATCCCATGGTGGTGCTGATTTTCGTACTGGGTACTTTCCTGATGCGTTCGGCCGGCTGCGTCATCAACGACTATGCCGACCGCCACTACGACATGCACGTGGCACGCACCAGCCAACGCCCGTTTGCCCGTGGCGCGGTGACCGAGCGCGAAGCGCTGTGGCTGGCGCTGGCACTGGCCATCATCTCTTTCCTGCTGATCCTGCCGCTCAACAGCCTGACCTGGCTGATGAGTGTACCGGCAGTATTCGTGGCCGCCAGCTACCCCTTCACCAAACGCTTCTTCCCCATGCCGCAGGCCTATCTGGGCATCGCCTTCTCCTTCGGCATTCCCATGGCCTTTGCCGCGCTCACCAATCAGGTGCCGCTGCTGGCCTGGCTGCTGCTGCTGGCCAATGCCTTCTGGACCGTGGCCTACGACACCGCCTACGCAATGGCGGACAAGCCGGACGATCTGAAGATCGGCATCAAGACCTCGGCCATCACTTTTGGCGAGCACGACGTCACCGGCATCATGCTGTGCCACACGGTATTCGTGCTGATGATGGGCGGCATCGGCTGGCAGCTGGCACTGGGCTGGCCTTTCTTTGCCGCACTGGCCATCTGCCTGCTGCTGATCGGCAAACAGTACCGGGAAATCCGCACCCGCGACCGTGGCCTGTGTTTCAAGGCCTTTCTGGACAACAACCAAGTGGGTGCCGTGCTGATGGGCGGCATCGTGTTGAGTTATCTGTTGAAGTGA
- a CDS encoding Nudix family hydrolase, whose translation MHSDNKIIEVVAGVLMRPDGSFMLGSRPQGKPYAGYWEFPGGKVEPGENAVEALVRELQEEMAITVTQATPWLTRVHHYEHASVHLRFFRVWDWQGEPQPQESQQFAWQQPGQTSVAPMLPANGPILKSLQLPAVYAITCAHELGVAAQLQALASGPAHGLVQVREPDMDRQQLQAFASEVAAIVHERGGKVVVNADPDWLQGWPVDGVHLNAGRLAHLTQRPDFAWVGASVHTAAELHRAGELALDYALLGHVQPTASHPGVTPLGWDGFASVLAGGIPLPVYALGGLQAGVIETARQHGAHGVALMRGAWQCK comes from the coding sequence ATGCATTCTGATAACAAGATCATCGAAGTGGTGGCCGGCGTGCTGATGCGCCCGGATGGCAGTTTCATGCTGGGCAGCCGGCCGCAGGGCAAGCCTTATGCCGGCTACTGGGAGTTCCCCGGCGGCAAGGTAGAACCGGGCGAAAACGCGGTAGAGGCGCTGGTGCGCGAGCTGCAGGAGGAAATGGCCATCACCGTGACCCAGGCCACACCCTGGCTGACACGGGTGCATCACTACGAGCATGCCTCGGTACATTTGCGCTTTTTCCGCGTATGGGACTGGCAGGGCGAGCCACAGCCGCAAGAGAGCCAGCAGTTTGCCTGGCAGCAGCCGGGCCAGACCAGCGTAGCGCCCATGCTGCCGGCCAATGGCCCCATTCTCAAATCCCTGCAACTGCCTGCCGTCTATGCCATCACTTGCGCCCATGAACTGGGTGTGGCCGCCCAGTTGCAAGCACTGGCCAGCGGCCCGGCCCATGGTCTGGTACAGGTGCGTGAGCCGGACATGGACCGCCAGCAACTGCAGGCGTTTGCCAGCGAAGTGGCCGCCATCGTGCATGAGCGTGGTGGCAAGGTAGTGGTGAATGCCGACCCGGACTGGCTGCAGGGCTGGCCGGTGGACGGCGTGCACCTGAATGCCGGCCGGCTGGCTCATCTGACACAACGGCCCGATTTTGCCTGGGTGGGTGCCTCGGTGCACACGGCTGCCGAATTGCACCGCGCCGGAGAACTGGCGCTGGATTACGCCCTGCTGGGGCATGTTCAGCCGACGGCCAGCCACCCTGGCGTCACGCCGCTGGGCTGGGACGGCTTTGCCAGCGTACTGGCTGGTGGCATTCCGCTGCCGGTCTATGCGCTGGGCGGCTTGCAGGCCGGGGTGATTGAAACCGCGCGTCAGCATGGTGCGCATGGAGTGGCACTGATGCGGGGAGCCTGGCAATGCAAATGA